The genomic DNA ACTTGCTCCTCAGGGTATTTCTTACTAATCAGAAGCCAGAGTTCTCCAGAGGGGTAATGCTGTTTCGGGGATCTTAGCAACATCTCTTGCCACAAGACTTAGTGAGATCTGCATCCTGGTGAGTGGAGGAGTTTATAAAATACCTGGTATTAGCACTAGTGCTGTATGATTATTGGATGCATTCTGTGAATTCTGGCTTCAGTAAGGTGAGCTGGCTCTTCCAGTCAGCTCATCTGTCCTGCCGTGTGAATAAGAGGCATGGTAGCAACGTGGCGGCAGATGATGAGCATTTGAGTGAATCAGCAGGGTCTTGTGCAAAAGGAGTGCGAGCTCTTCAGCTTGAATTGTTCTTAACTCCACGAATTGAGCTGTGAGGAACTCTGCATCTGGAGTGCTGAATTTGGAGAAAATGGCAGACTTCTAGCTTTAACACCTCCCATTCCCTTTATTCCCAAGAACTGGGGACGTTATTCTTCAGAAAGATGTTATCTCAAGGCGCCACGCTGTCTATTGCATCACTTGTCATCTGTGAGGAGCGTCAGTAGGCTAGTTACGACACTGATAAATCTGCGCTACACAGTCACCATCTCTGTGCCTGTGAACAGGCTTGTTTCTAGCTAATTCCTTGTGCTGATTCCAGCAAAAATGCCTGTTGCCTGTGTGCTGCACGTATTCTCATTTCACCCCCTCCCATGTAGTCATCCCTAGGGACTAAAAGTTGTCTGGTCTGTTGCTACCTCTCTGGAACAACATTCCTCCCATttgctggagaggagggagatggCAGGAATACTGAAGggaagcaggtttttttgtggtcttGAAGTGTTAGCTCTCCCTTACCAGGTTGGGCTGCTAACAGTTGCTGGTCTTTCCTCAGTAGGTTGCGTGTGTTTTGAGCTGTGAACATTCGTATATGGTCAGGAACGTGACTATGTTGTCTGTTCAACTCTAACTGCAGAATGAAGACTTCTGAGTATATATTCTGCATGTTACATATTTTAGCAGTGTGTGAAATATAAGTACCTTGAAATTAGAACAGCTGTTGTGCACACACAACTACTGTAGTACAAGGGATCGTACTTTGTCTTCCAGGAAACTGGCACTGGAGTtgcaacaaaaaagtaaatggtACAGCATATTCAGTTGTTATTCTGCTTGCTTGAATACAACTCCAGGTTTGataggaaagaagcagaaataacttATTTGCAGTACTTACCTGAAcctaggatttattttttccccttctggttttggtgtttaCCTTGGCACCTTTCTGGTcgggcagagggaaggaaagtcACTGAAAGTAAAACGCCTCTGTTTCCTGCTTTGAAGGATATGGAGACAATGCAATTTCAAGTTGAATGGGATCTGCACCAGGAAATCACTGCCTGCTTGCTTCTGATCTTGAATAGTGTGTGATTTGGGGTGTGATTTTGGGCGTGATTTTGATCCACTTCCTTAACACACAGACTAGTCATCTGCACATGGGTGGAGAAGCAAGAGGTTCAAGTTTCAGCCCAAACTTGTGGGTGGCTGGAGGCTGTTGCTGGCTTTTCTTATTAACATGAAGACTATATACACTTCAGATTTACTACATGCacttaagattttttaaagtgcttcttACATTTAGTATTACTATCAGTGCTTTACATAGTTTTTCCCcgttttccctgtttttctcattctctaGTTCAGTAATGGTAGGTTCCACATGTTATAAGTCACATGATTCCATGAcacatgtatatgtgtatatatatgagATGTCTGGTGACTCTGCTCAGACTGCGCTGAACTTCCTTCTTCAGAACCACCATCACTTCAGAGCAGTTACCTGCCACTATGTCGCCGACTCTTGGGGGCTTATCTGAGACCAAGCCTGCTACTCCTGAAGTGCAGGAAATTGTTGACAAGGTGAGTTGCAGCCTATCTAAAGATAAAGTCTCTGTGTGCAAAGGGTCGAGTCTTGAAGCTTGTGCAAAGGCTGGGAGACCAAGTGGTGATTTTGAACCAGTGTTTAAACTGAAGAAGCTTGTGCGGAAAATGGGAATCCCCTTGATTGCCAGCCAGTATTTCTCAGCATTCTGCATAGGCAGTGTGCCGGTAAGACTGAGACAAGGCACTTCTCTGTCTCATCCTTGTCCATGACCATAACTGGCCACCTCCAGTTAACATTTGGGTGCAGCTGGAAGGGCAACTCTACTATGCCAGCATTGAGGCTGTTTGAAATTAAAGGTGGTGTATTTGCAGGGAGAATATTGTACCTGGTAGAATTAATTCCTCACTGAAGGACATGGATAGTACAAACCATGTGGTAGTAGGCATTAAAACAAGATATATACAGCACGAGGCTATGGGTAAATCACTTCCTGTCCTGGAAGTAGCTCTGTAAACAGCACCTCAGTGTATTGTCAATGCtgttctcatactaaatccaaaacacagcaccatgtACCAGCTATTGGGTAGAatattaactctatcccagccaaaaccaggacaagtaCCAATCCGCGTCTCCCGTGAGCTTGCAGGCTGAGACCAGCAATGATAAAACCAGGCTAaggtgagctgggctgagccacCAGGAGAGATCTGTAAAGGGGCTGCGGAGGCTGATGCCAGAGTCCAGTATTCTCTGACCAGGTTCTTTTAGATATTCCACACATGGAGGGTATAATGTTTAATATCAGACTTATTTGAAGATATTTGGTGTTACATGAGGTTTCTGATTTAGGTTCCTCttagcaaaataaagcaattgCAAAATACACTTCAATCACAATACAGATATGATCTCCATCACTGTTCTTTAGAATATGCTCACTGTCATGATGCTGGGCGTTCTCAGCCACCAGGAGGGAGAACATGTGCTGAGGCTAGCTCAAGCCCGCTATTGTCTTCcaaattcttttgtttgttgttgacTTTTTGTACTGCGTGTTGGGTGGAGCCACGTATTCATTGTCCTCATGCTGACCTGGCTCACTTAGGGCAGTGTTCACCGTTCTTTAAATGAACTCAGGGAGTGACACCCTCAGTCGATCCACTCAACTGACAGAGCGGTTTATCTAAAACAAGCACCCTCTGGTCTGCATTGTGTTGAGCTAATgtcagctgctttgcagaagcTGTGGTCTGTCACACCCTGCATTATTTTCTGAGATTCGTGGGCACATCGCCCTTGCCCAGCTCCTCTGAGCCTTCTTCCACTGTACGGCTGTATTGGTCAATCACAGTTGGGGTTGCCAGAGTTGAGCACGCATGCACAGAGTATCTGACAACAGGTTAATCAGAGGGGAGATAATTTATggcagaacagaaagagaaaaggattaTCTGAAACTGTTTGTGAGGCACCGACTGAATTACTCGggagcagtgctgctgttcctcTTGTGCTGGCACAAGTGGTTGTAGGAGAAGCACTTGCAGTGATAAATTCCCTCAGCTGTGGAGAAGAGACCCTAGGGCAGGACTCGTAGCACCTTGGTGTCCCTGTAATTCCTGTTGCCTCATATGTGTAGGACAGGGAGAGCAAagtctcctgcctgctgggggcTGTGAAGTTTGACTAATGAGCCTGTGAAATCGCTTAAGGGCCTCCTTTGAACACTGCTGGGACACTGTAGCATGCCAGATACCGAGCTATGTTCTTAATGCTTGGCAGTGTCGCTGGTGATCAAAAGATCCTGCCCTATTGCAGTGCGTATCCGAGATGAAATCTCAGTGCTTAACTGTCATGATGCCATTCTATGGGATTTTATGCTCTGTAAAGCAGAGAAGCAATTCATGTGATTTGAGTGAAGTTGTGAAGAGCATCTGCAGACCTTGGGATGCCCAACATCTGTTCTGCTCTTTGGATTATACCTGTGCCTTGTCTATAGTCAGTGAGCTGGGGCatgttatttattcattctcCTTGTTACGCAGCTGTTGCCTAAAATGGAGGAAGGTTTTGGGTTTAAGGAGCTGCTAGATAAGAGCTTAGGAATCTTACATTTTTCCATCTGAGGATTAAGGAGCTGTCTGCCTGCCTGATTTTACTGAAGGCTCTGTCCATAAATAACAAGTGGGGGATGTAGCGGCCAGAGGATGGGAGAGATGGTAAAAAGGGAGAGAACtggcttggttttgttctgagagagaaataatATGTACCAAAAAATGCCGCTTAGGATCATCCTAGGAGCCCTCAGACCCagcctgctggagcaggttggAAATTGAACTTTCCCTGGTTTGCTGGATTTAGCAGCTCCCGAGCTAAAAGTATTGCTATTGCTCCCCTGGGATAGAAAACCCACGgaagctgctgggaagaagagCAGAGTAAGAGTTTATGAAGAGCCTGAGTAAGATGATCATTTCTGGCTACCTGGACATAGTGGATCTGGATGTTTCTAGGGCAATTTCTGGGCCTCGCCTGCTGGGAGGGAATGCCCTGAGAATGGCAGCCAGCTGTAGGTGTACATGCTGAGAAAGCCAAGTaattctgtgtgtttctgtggaaCAGGTGTGTGGTGAGAAGCCCTGACACGCTGCTGGCCCCTCCCAGGGGCTGCCTGAGCAGGCTCCTGAGTGACACTGCGCtcctctgctgggctgctggatGCCTCTGCCCTGCCTCGGGCCATCGGCATGGAATCGtacaatagtttgggttggaagggaccttcaaaggtcatctagtccaacccccctgcaatgggcagggacatcttcaactagatcaggttgttcagagccctgtccagcctggcctggaatgtctccagggatggggcatctgccacctctgggcaacctgtgccagtatttcaccaccctcatggtacaaaatgtcttcctcatgtctagtctgaatctcccctcctttggtttaaaaccattaccccttgtcctgtcgcaagaggccctgctaaaaagtctgtccctatccttcttatcggccccttttaagtactgaaaggctgcaataaggtctccctggaaccttctcttctccaggctgaacaaccctgactctctcagcctttcctcacaggagagctgttccaccCTTCTGATGATtgttgtggcctcctctggcccctctccaacaggtccatgtctttgctgtactgagggctccagagctggacacaggactccaggtggggtctcaccacagaggaggcgaggggcagaatcccctcccaGAACCTGCCggccatgctgcttttgatgcagcccaagatacaatcggccttctgagctgcaagcgcacattgccagctcatgtccagtctttcatccaccagtatcccccaagtccttctctgcagggctgctctcaatccctgcatcccccagcctgtattgataccaggggttgcctcagtccaggtgcaggaccttgcacttggcctcaTGAGGATCATATGGGctcacttctcaagcttgtccaggtccctttGGATGGCATCCTGTGCCTCAGgcgtgtcaactgcaccactcagcttggcgTCATCCgtgaacttgctgagggtgtacTCAGTCTCACTGTCTGTGTCATTGATGATGATGTTAAAGAGTTACTGGTCCCAGTGCGGACcgctgagggacaccacttttcaccagtgtccatccagacactGGGCCTttgaccaccactctctggATGCAATCATCTTGccaattcctcatccactgaacagtccacccatcaaatccatacctctccaacATAGAgggaaggatgttgtgagggaccacgtcaaaagctttacagaagtccagatagacgACATccgtagcccttcctttgttcAGTGAGGTAGTCACTCCACCATggaaggccactaggttggtcaggtgggacttgcccttggtgaagccacgCTGGCTGTCCTGAATCACCTCCTTGTCCTCCATatgccttagcacagcttctaggaggatctgtcGCATgatctttccaggcacagaggtgaggccgACATGTCGgtagttcccagggtcctcttttccatcctttttaaaaatgggtgcaatatttccatttttccagccaccagggacttcacctgactgccatgacttctcaaatatcatggagagtggcttggcacTACATCAGCCAATTTCCTcgggactctgggatgcatctcaccAGGTCCCATAGATGGATGTATGTTCAGGTCCCTCAACTGGTCACAAACCTGGTCTTCTCttacagtgggagggactttgtTCCCCAGTCCCCTTCTTGCAGTTCATCTACTCGGGAAGTGTGGGCAGAGAGCTTGCCaatgaagactgaggcaaagaagtaCCTCAGTCTTCTCCTTGTTCATTGTTAACCAGTTTGCCAGTCTTGCTCATCAGGGGGGACACACTTTCTTTGACTTTCCTCATCTGGATGACATgcagaagcccttcttgttatcCTTTGTGTCTCTTGCCaaattcagctccagctgtgccttgcccttcctgaccccatctctgcacagcGGGGCAGTGTCCCTATACTCTTTCTGggatacctgtccctgcttccactgcctgtgcattcccttcttgccctttagtttgaccagcaggtctcaACTCAGCCACCTCTTGACTTCCTTACCCAATTTCTTACACCCGGGGATCGAGagatcttttgttttctatggAAAGCGTCCTTGAAGATCTGCCAGCTGcgttctgctcccttgtccctgagggcagtttcccagggggtcctgctgcccagctccttgAAGAGCTGCAAgttggctttcctaaaattcagtgTCCTGACTTTACTCTTCAGCCATCCCACATCCCTCAGGACTGTGAACTCCATGTGCACATGAtcactgcagccctggctgcctccaGTCTTGATGTCACCAATTAGCTCACTCTTGTTAGTGACTATCGGGTCCGGTATCGCATCTCCCCTGGTAGGGCTGTCTGTTACCTGGCTTAGGAAGTTATCCTCAATGCACTCCAGGAGTCTCTTGGATTGCCTATTTATTTGGGGGCTCCAGGGTTTAATTCATTAAGGGTGTGTGTTTGAAAGGATGAAAATTACAGTGGTAGCTGTGAAAGTAAAGCCTAAATACGAACCTGCCAACCAtacttccctttctttttataGGTGAAGCTACAATTTGAAAGCAGAGTAAACAAGACATGTGAAATCTTTAAAGCCATATCATATAGGACTCAAGTGGTTGCTGGGACAAACTACTTTATCAAGGTTTGTATATATTATAGGAAGGAGTGCTTTGTCATAGAAGACCATCTGATGTGACTAATAGAGTTACGGACTGTCTCCTGATGCTTATAAAATTCCTCTGTTTGGCGCTACTGTACAACAGGAACATAGATACTTATAAAACATGCGCTGTGCTGCTTCGGATGTGAATGATAACTTTCTTAGGATCATCACAGTCAAAGACTGTAGATTGCCTTATCAGCTCAAATGATTTAAATTAGTCATAACTCTACTCTCCTGTTTCCTTCAAAGGCAAAGGAGCTTTCCTATTGCCTCTGCGTCCTCCAATTGTGTTTATTAGGATTAATTGGGGGTGAGCCTGAGGATCTGATGGAGAGTTAGAgtgaattttttaatttcatgcaaGCATCTCATGCTTGGCTGACCAGTTTTGCAGGCAAGCATGCATGCTGATGTTTTGGTTCTGTGTCAtgtgctgcagaggagcagcctgcctgctggtttttctgtatttccaaagCCCCCTTTCTGTTGTGGAGGAAAAACAGGTACTGCTTAATTTGGAGCCCTCTGATAGTGCTGTTCATCCTCTACTAGAAAATCTTAACCGTGGATTTGAGCAGCTTTCTGTGAAGTAAAGTGGAAGTAATTGCTGGGCCTATTTTGCGAGTGAAGGCCGGAAAGCACTGCTTAGTGGCAGGCTGGCTTTCTGGCAGCAGAGCAAACACTGGATGCGATTGCTGTATCTGAACCGCACATGTGCACAGACTTACACCTGGTAGGATGTGCTCCCTCGACAAGAGTCGGTTTGGGATTTAGTAGTTCTGCAGAGACATTATGATCATTTGCTCTAAGTTTCTCATACTTAGTTGATCCCAGGAAGGACAGACACTGCTAAAACAACTCTTGAACAGTTATTTCTGCCCTCTGGGCACCAGGGGATTGTACTGACCGAGTACGTATTCTATGGCTAATGCAAGTCTTACTCACATAAATGGCGTTTATCCTTCCCTGGCTCCTCTGAGATGCGCTTTCGCTTTGTGGACAAGGTACTGAGTGATACAGAGTAACAATTTACAGGAAGGCTGCAGTGAAACCAGAAGTCACGTCTAATTGCATTTCTTCACTTAGTGCCATCCTGTTGCTGACTCAGGCAATATAAGATACTTGTTTGCTGTCCATGCTAAGCCTCATGAGCAAACTACTCGGAAATAAAGACTGACATGTTAGTGAACTTGGAAGAAATCCATTTTATAGCACTGAAAACTGATGATGGGTCTCGTTTTCCAAATCTTGCAAGTGGCAGGAAGCAGTTATTCACTTTAGCGGTAGCTGGAATGACCTCTGTCACaagattgttttcttttatccttcTGAATTCTCCACATTGCTAAATTTTACCAACAGACTTGCAGATGAGATATAATCCAGACCAAGAGAAACAGTGCAGCCTCCAGAAGGCATGCAAAAACCTCCTGGAGCCTAAGGCATTAAACTTTCCCTTAATGCCTCAAACAGCGAGAAAACTTGTGCTTGGCTCTGTATGTATGAAATCATGCACAGCTCTGTAGTAGCAAGCCTTAGTGGGAGGACTTGCTGGAGGGGAAGgtgagtttattttaaaaattatttatttcatccACTCGCCCTACTCTGAGAGGCACCAGGATGTGTCAAGTTGTCTGTTCAGGCACCGATGTGTTTGCAGTAATTCTGCAGACAAGGGATCCTGGCTTTCAGGTTTCTTAGGACCGTGTGCTGGCTGTGGCTAGATCTTTCTGTGCCTTCTGGGAGATGACACTGTCTCTGCACCTTGCCCCAGCCCTGAGTCGTTAAAATTTACTCAGTGTCTCTTGTTTCCTACTCTGAGTGTCCGGAGAAGCTGTCAGCTGATGTGCTGGGATCTTTGTGACCTGAATAGGGTGCCCTGCAAACCTTTCTCCTGTTGTGCCTGCTGGTGCTTCCACACTCCAGCAGTGCTGCCCATTTTCCATTTGCATGAGTCCGAAGGTTTTTATTACAGTTCTCTACAGGTGTATAGAGTTTCCAGCACCACTTAGTTACTATCCAGATGGGTTAAGAGCTGTTGAAGTAAAAGGGGAGAGAAACCTAAAATTCAGCTCCTGAGCAAAGATATTCTTCCTGTTGTTTGAACCTGCTTCACCCATGATCCTCACTTTCCCACTGTTTTGGTTTCTAGGTCCAAGATTCTGATGACAACTATGTCCACTTAAGGGTGTTTCAGGGCCTCCCTGCTGAGAACGACTGTCCCAGCCTTGTCAGTTTTCAGACTGGGAAAACCAGAGATGATCCTCTGACCTACTTCTGAGAGACAATGAGGAATGGTGCCTCACTTCTGCAAGATGTGTGTGGATTCTACCTGTGTCAGTAAATGCACggaaataaaataagttttgaaaaCTATTTGTTCATCTACTGCGTGTCATGTCCAGGTCTGCTGCCTGGCTAAAGCTCAAGTGGGCTCTGAAATAGTATTCAAGGCTGTTTGTGCCACCTGAGGTACTAGAGCTGTAAGACAGAGCACACGCATTTCA from Caloenas nicobarica isolate bCalNic1 chromosome 1, bCalNic1.hap1, whole genome shotgun sequence includes the following:
- the LOC136001510 gene encoding cystatin-A-like, which encodes MSPTLGGLSETKPATPEVQEIVDKVKLQFESRVNKTCEIFKAISYRTQVVAGTNYFIKVQDSDDNYVHLRVFQGLPAENDCPSLVSFQTGKTRDDPLTYF